The proteins below are encoded in one region of Pelagibacterium flavum:
- the dapB gene encoding 4-hydroxy-tetrahydrodipicolinate reductase, producing MALKIGVVGAGGRMGQTVIRAVAAHGGMTLAAAADRDNSSVLGKDAGSLVGLEPLGVVIGDTPLDIVDQVDAVLDFTAPQLSVALARRAAERKLIHIIGTTGCSPEDDAAIARAGAEGARIVKSGNMSLGVNLLAALVKKTAASLDIGFDIEILEMHHRHKVDAPSGTALLLGEAAAEGRGIDLADNWVKVRDGHTGAREPGSIGFATLRGGGIVGEHSVLFSSMAETITLSHSARDRTLFADGALRAALWAAEQPAGLYSMADVLGL from the coding sequence ATGGCATTGAAAATCGGGGTTGTGGGCGCGGGCGGGCGCATGGGACAGACGGTTATCCGCGCGGTGGCCGCCCATGGCGGCATGACACTTGCGGCGGCTGCCGATCGGGACAATTCGAGCGTTCTGGGCAAGGATGCAGGTAGCCTGGTTGGGCTCGAACCTCTGGGAGTTGTCATCGGTGATACGCCGCTCGATATCGTCGACCAGGTGGATGCGGTGCTCGATTTCACGGCGCCGCAACTGAGCGTGGCGCTGGCCCGCCGGGCGGCCGAGCGCAAGCTGATCCACATTATCGGCACGACCGGCTGCTCGCCCGAAGACGACGCCGCGATCGCAAGGGCCGGTGCCGAGGGCGCGCGAATCGTCAAATCGGGCAATATGAGCCTTGGGGTGAACCTTCTTGCCGCGCTGGTCAAAAAGACAGCGGCCAGCCTCGATATCGGGTTCGATATCGAAATTCTCGAAATGCATCACCGCCACAAGGTGGACGCGCCTTCGGGTACGGCGCTGCTTCTGGGCGAAGCGGCAGCCGAGGGCCGCGGCATCGATCTTGCCGACAATTGGGTCAAGGTGCGTGACGGGCACACGGGGGCACGCGAGCCCGGCTCGATCGGCTTTGCCACACTGCGCGGCGGCGGAATTGTGGGCGAGCATTCGGTGCTGTTTTCGTCCATGGCCGAAACCATCACCCTGTCTCACTCTGCACGCGACCGGACGCTGTTTGCCGACGGCGCGCTCCGGGCGGCACTGTGGGCCGCCGAGCAGCCGGCGGGTCTTTATTCCATGGCCGATGTTCTCGGCCTTTGA
- the dnaJ gene encoding molecular chaperone DnaJ codes for MSKADFYSVLGVEKSCDAAALKSAYRKLAMQYHPDRNPGDTEAEHKFKEVSEAYDTLKDPQKRAAYDRFGHAAFNGGGGGGAHGFGNDFSSSMSDIFEDIFGEFMGGASRQRQRDGRQRGSDLRYNLEITLEDAFAGTTVDIDVPSLIGCETCDGTGAKPGTGFSTCRMCSGHGKVRAAQGFFTIQQTCPQCHGRGETMDQPCTDCHGQGRRQTSRTLSVDVPKGIEDGTRIRLGGEGEAGLRGGPAGDLYIFVSVKPHQLFQRDGADLYAKVPISMITAALGGEFEVPTLEGSRAKVKVNEGTQPGQRVRLKGKGMPVLRSQQVGDLYVQLDVETPQKLSKRQRELLEEFENLSNRETSPGSEGFFDKLKTMFH; via the coding sequence ATGAGCAAAGCCGATTTTTATTCCGTGCTCGGAGTCGAAAAATCCTGCGATGCCGCGGCGCTGAAATCCGCCTATCGCAAGCTGGCCATGCAGTATCATCCGGACCGCAATCCGGGAGACACCGAGGCCGAGCACAAGTTCAAGGAAGTTTCCGAGGCCTACGACACGCTCAAGGACCCGCAAAAGCGCGCGGCCTATGACCGGTTCGGCCATGCGGCGTTCAACGGCGGCGGCGGTGGTGGAGCCCACGGGTTCGGGAATGACTTTTCCTCCTCGATGTCCGATATTTTCGAAGACATTTTCGGGGAATTCATGGGCGGGGCCTCACGCCAGCGCCAGCGCGACGGCCGCCAGCGCGGTTCGGATCTGCGCTACAATCTCGAAATTACCCTCGAAGATGCTTTTGCGGGCACGACAGTCGATATCGACGTGCCATCCCTGATCGGGTGCGAAACCTGCGATGGAACGGGCGCCAAGCCGGGCACCGGGTTTTCCACGTGCCGCATGTGCAGCGGGCATGGCAAGGTGCGCGCGGCGCAAGGGTTCTTCACCATCCAGCAGACCTGTCCCCAGTGCCACGGGCGCGGGGAAACCATGGACCAGCCCTGCACGGACTGCCACGGGCAGGGTCGCAGGCAGACCTCGCGCACGCTTTCGGTCGATGTTCCAAAGGGAATCGAGGACGGTACGCGCATTCGCCTGGGCGGCGAAGGCGAGGCGGGATTGCGCGGCGGACCAGCCGGCGATCTTTACATTTTCGTTTCGGTAAAACCGCACCAGTTGTTCCAGCGTGACGGGGCCGATCTTTACGCCAAGGTGCCCATTTCTATGATCACCGCAGCTCTGGGCGGCGAGTTCGAAGTGCCGACGCTCGAAGGCAGCCGCGCCAAGGTCAAGGTCAATGAAGGCACCCAGCCCGGCCAGCGCGTGCGTTTGAAAGGCAAGGGCATGCCGGTGCTGCGCAGCCAGCAGGTCGGCGACCTCTACGTTCAGCTCGATGTGGAAACGCCGCAAAAGCTTTCAAAGCGCCAGCGCGAACTGCTCGAGGAGTTCGAAAACCTCTCCAACCGCGAAACCTCGCCGGGATCGGAAGGGTTTTTCGACAAGCTCAAGACCATGTTCCACTGA
- a CDS encoding 2,3-bisphosphoglycerate-dependent phosphoglycerate mutase yields MTGTLILVRHGQSEWNLKNLFTGWKNPGLTDLGIEEAKKAGQALKARGTVPDAYFTSALTRAQRTLDLMLEEMGITDLTIVRSHKLNERDYGDLSGLNKDDAREKWGDEQVHIWRRSYDVPPPGGESLKDTAARVLPYYEAEIEPLLKAGKTVLVTAHGNSLRALVMKLEGLDEEAILKREIATGAPIIYGIDAEGKRVSTEEL; encoded by the coding sequence ATGACCGGCACGCTGATCCTCGTTCGCCACGGCCAGAGCGAATGGAACTTGAAAAATCTGTTCACCGGCTGGAAGAATCCCGGGCTGACCGATCTGGGGATCGAGGAAGCGAAAAAGGCCGGGCAGGCGCTCAAGGCGCGCGGCACGGTTCCCGATGCCTATTTCACTTCGGCGCTGACCCGCGCGCAGCGCACGCTCGATCTGATGCTCGAGGAAATGGGCATCACCGACCTCACGATCGTTCGCAGTCACAAGCTCAACGAGCGCGATTACGGTGACCTGTCGGGGCTCAACAAGGACGACGCGCGGGAGAAATGGGGCGACGAACAGGTCCATATCTGGCGCCGCTCCTATGACGTGCCCCCGCCGGGTGGCGAGAGTCTGAAAGACACCGCGGCGCGGGTTCTGCCGTACTACGAAGCCGAGATCGAGCCGTTGCTCAAGGCTGGAAAGACCGTCCTGGTCACGGCGCACGGCAATTCGCTGCGGGCTTTGGTCATGAAGCTCGAGGGGCTTGACGAAGAAGCGATCCTCAAACGCGAAATCGCCACTGGAGCGCCAATCATTTACGGCATCGATGCCGAGGGCAAGCGGGTTTCGACCGAAGAGCTTTAG
- the pyrF gene encoding orotidine-5'-phosphate decarboxylase, with the protein MAGDLIVGLDVGTRREAEDMISRLDGIVDFYKIGYQLFYGGDGLIVGKELLKAGKRVFFDLKLLDIDNTVAKGVAAIADTGATMLTLHAYPKAMAAAVKAAEGSSLCLLGVTVLTSMDQADLDEAGYGISVDELVARRARQAREAGMGGVVASAFEARAIREIVGPDMAVVTPGIRPSGSDKGDQKRVMTPADALTAGASHLVVARPIIAAPSPRQSAQAVLAEMQAA; encoded by the coding sequence ATGGCCGGTGACCTGATTGTCGGGCTCGATGTCGGGACACGCAGAGAAGCCGAGGACATGATTTCGCGGCTCGACGGCATCGTCGATTTCTACAAGATCGGCTATCAGCTCTTTTACGGCGGCGACGGGCTGATCGTGGGCAAGGAATTACTCAAGGCCGGAAAGCGCGTGTTTTTCGACCTCAAGCTTCTCGATATCGACAACACGGTTGCCAAAGGCGTCGCGGCGATTGCCGATACCGGGGCGACCATGCTGACGCTTCATGCCTATCCCAAGGCGATGGCGGCGGCGGTCAAGGCGGCCGAAGGGAGCTCCCTGTGCCTGCTTGGCGTAACGGTCCTCACCTCAATGGATCAGGCCGATCTCGATGAAGCCGGTTATGGCATTTCCGTTGACGAGCTTGTGGCGCGCCGGGCGCGGCAGGCGCGCGAAGCGGGCATGGGCGGTGTCGTCGCCTCGGCCTTCGAGGCGCGGGCCATACGCGAAATCGTCGGGCCCGACATGGCTGTCGTGACGCCGGGCATCCGCCCCTCGGGTTCTGACAAGGGCGACCAGAAGCGGGTGATGACACCGGCCGATGCGCTGACGGCGGGAGCGTCCCACCTTGTGGTGGCGCGCCCCATCATTGCCGCACCCAGCCCGCGCCAGAGCGCGCAGGCGGTGCTGGCCGAAATGCAGGCGGCGTAA
- a CDS encoding DUF2244 domain-containing protein, giving the protein MTQSPLFAALLSPHRSLSPQAIRWVIAFTSVMASIPGIAFYAMGAWPVVGLLGLDVLLLYWALTASLRDKDMFEEITLWPDALDIRHVTKKGRETAVSFNPFFIRLSVIRDNENRVTALKIVTREGEIEIGRFLTPDDKASFADAFGHALSRAKR; this is encoded by the coding sequence ATGACCCAGAGCCCGCTCTTTGCCGCATTGCTGAGCCCTCACCGCTCGCTTTCGCCCCAGGCAATCCGCTGGGTGATAGCATTCACCAGCGTCATGGCGTCGATCCCCGGCATCGCGTTTTACGCCATGGGCGCCTGGCCGGTCGTGGGGCTTCTGGGGCTCGATGTGCTCCTGCTCTATTGGGCGCTCACCGCTTCGCTGCGCGACAAGGACATGTTCGAGGAAATCACCCTCTGGCCCGATGCCCTCGATATCCGCCATGTCACCAAGAAGGGCCGGGAAACCGCTGTCTCGTTCAATCCCTTCTTCATCCGGCTCTCGGTCATCAGAGACAATGAGAACCGGGTTACGGCGCTCAAGATCGTGACGCGCGAAGGCGAGATCGAGATCGGGCGGTTCCTCACCCCCGACGACAAGGCGAGTTTTGCCGATGCCTTCGGGCATGCTTTGAGCCGGGCAAAGCGCTGA
- a CDS encoding NADPH-dependent FMN reductase gives MARALTLCGSIRTGSVNKMLQDAVDAKLAAAGVTVNSITLKDFEMPIFNQDLEPDNVPEAAGRLADLFRSHDIVFIATPEYNGGLPPLMVNTIAWLSRQKPSPFRHAVFGIGGVSSGRYGTIWAQSHLRDSLSKIGAVVVPTLLGTGPDSSVFADDGTVAEAGVIAKIDQMVKELTHFSRGGI, from the coding sequence ATGGCTAGAGCCCTTACCCTTTGCGGCTCGATCCGCACCGGATCGGTCAACAAGATGCTTCAGGATGCGGTGGATGCCAAGCTCGCTGCGGCGGGGGTTACGGTCAATTCGATCACGCTCAAAGATTTCGAGATGCCGATTTTCAACCAGGATCTCGAGCCCGACAATGTGCCCGAGGCCGCGGGGCGACTGGCCGATCTGTTCCGATCCCATGATATCGTGTTTATCGCCACGCCCGAATACAATGGCGGGCTGCCGCCATTGATGGTCAACACGATCGCCTGGCTGTCGCGGCAAAAGCCTTCGCCCTTCCGGCATGCGGTGTTCGGGATCGGCGGGGTATCCTCGGGGCGCTACGGGACCATATGGGCGCAGAGCCATCTGCGCGATTCGCTTTCCAAGATCGGGGCGGTGGTGGTGCCGACGCTGCTTGGCACGGGGCCGGATTCAAGCGTCTTTGCCGATGACGGCACCGTGGCTGAGGCCGGCGTGATCGCCAAGATCGACCAGATGGTGAAAGAGCTCACCCATTTTTCGCGTGGCGGGATTTGA
- a CDS encoding methylated-DNA--[protein]-cysteine S-methyltransferase, whose translation MTPISQLPDMTSAETYRTIARAIEYLSMPGPEASDIAGLAHALSISERQLVDMFRRWCGLTPKSFAQAVALDHARKLLRDNMSVLDTTYELGLSGPSRLHDLFVTYDAVPPGIYRAKGAGLEVTWGYAPSPFGKVCLMVTQYGVAGISFADDGKEQYAFEDLASRWPNAGYRRDDNAVAPIAVRIFDPDRWDPQQPVRLVMIGSQFEIKVWETLLKVPAGRAATYGEVARAVGKPNAARAIGRAVGRNPISFVVPCHRIVGSSGALTGYHWGIVRKRAILGWEAGLLASQ comes from the coding sequence ATGACACCAATTTCACAGCTTCCCGATATGACCAGCGCCGAGACCTATCGCACCATCGCGCGGGCCATCGAATACCTCTCGATGCCTGGCCCCGAAGCGTCCGATATCGCCGGGCTGGCCCATGCGCTCTCGATCAGCGAACGCCAGCTGGTCGATATGTTCCGCCGCTGGTGCGGGTTGACGCCCAAGAGCTTTGCCCAGGCCGTGGCGCTCGACCACGCGCGAAAGCTTTTGCGCGACAATATGAGCGTGCTCGATACGACCTATGAGTTGGGCCTTTCGGGCCCCTCCCGTCTCCATGACCTGTTCGTGACCTATGACGCGGTGCCTCCGGGCATCTACCGCGCAAAGGGGGCCGGGCTCGAAGTCACCTGGGGCTATGCGCCATCGCCCTTCGGAAAGGTGTGCCTGATGGTCACCCAATATGGCGTGGCCGGCATTTCCTTTGCCGATGACGGCAAGGAGCAGTACGCCTTTGAAGATCTGGCCAGCCGCTGGCCGAATGCCGGGTACAGGCGCGACGACAACGCGGTTGCCCCGATTGCCGTCCGCATTTTCGATCCTGACCGGTGGGATCCCCAACAGCCGGTCCGGCTGGTGATGATCGGCTCCCAGTTCGAGATCAAGGTCTGGGAAACCCTGCTCAAGGTGCCCGCCGGTCGCGCCGCCACCTATGGCGAGGTCGCAAGGGCGGTAGGAAAGCCCAACGCAGCCCGCGCCATCGGCCGGGCGGTCGGGCGCAACCCCATTTCCTTTGTCGTCCCTTGTCATCGGATCGTGGGCTCGAGCGGTGCGCTCACCGGCTATCATTGGGGCATCGTGCGCAAACGCGCCATTCTGGGCTGGGAAGCGGGGCTCCTCGCTTCACAATAG
- a CDS encoding AI-2E family transporter, with amino-acid sequence MARIIVLALIGLLALVLVALYAHIFMLVFAAILVAAVLDALIRLSMRLVPVLPRAFAVVLTLIFVVAVIIIAAIGGGVTIVTQFDALSSALGEAWDMVASQLNDWGLPVARTFDVTDIVEAIPEPQTIFGGAGAVLGTGFGLISNMVIVFLTGIFLAIDPRRYRDGLTILLPIKARPRAREVLGKAGVTLQHWLVGQLALMAIVGGLTTALLLVMGLSYGLTLGLIAGLLNFIPFVGPILAFIPIGLSMIGQDWTTALIVLGGYTLIQQFDANVTTPLIQDRVVNLAPALTVIFLLFMGVALGPLGVALGTPLLAALRVLVLELYVRDVLGDTPENVD; translated from the coding sequence TTGGCGCGCATAATAGTTCTGGCACTTATCGGACTTCTGGCACTGGTGCTGGTCGCGCTTTACGCGCACATCTTCATGCTGGTGTTTGCCGCCATTCTCGTGGCCGCCGTGCTCGACGCGCTCATCCGGCTGTCGATGCGGCTCGTGCCCGTCCTCCCGCGTGCGTTTGCCGTGGTCCTGACCCTGATCTTTGTCGTGGCGGTCATCATCATTGCCGCCATCGGCGGCGGGGTGACGATTGTCACGCAGTTCGATGCCCTTTCAAGTGCACTGGGCGAGGCCTGGGACATGGTGGCGAGCCAGCTCAATGATTGGGGCCTGCCGGTGGCGCGTACCTTCGATGTGACCGATATCGTCGAAGCCATCCCCGAACCCCAGACCATTTTTGGCGGCGCCGGTGCCGTCCTGGGCACAGGGTTCGGCCTGATTTCGAACATGGTGATCGTCTTTCTCACCGGCATATTTCTCGCCATCGATCCCAGGCGATATCGCGACGGGCTGACCATTCTCTTGCCCATAAAGGCCCGCCCGCGGGCCCGCGAGGTGCTCGGCAAGGCCGGCGTGACGCTTCAGCACTGGCTGGTGGGGCAGCTGGCGCTGATGGCGATTGTGGGCGGATTGACGACAGCCCTCCTCCTTGTAATGGGCCTGTCCTACGGGCTGACGCTCGGCCTGATCGCGGGCCTGCTCAACTTCATTCCCTTTGTGGGGCCGATCCTGGCCTTCATCCCCATCGGTCTGTCGATGATCGGCCAGGACTGGACGACCGCGCTCATCGTTCTGGGTGGCTATACCCTGATCCAGCAGTTCGACGCCAATGTCACGACCCCGCTGATCCAGGATCGGGTGGTCAATCTCGCCCCGGCCCTGACCGTCATCTTCCTTTTGTTCATGGGCGTGGCACTGGGCCCGCTCGGGGTGGCGCTGGGCACACCCCTGCTTGCCGCTCTGCGCGTCCTGGTGCTCGAGCTTTATGTGCGCGACGTCCTGGGCGATACGCCCGAAAACGTTGACTAA